The region GTAATTTATATACAGACAGCCTAAATTAAATTCTGAACCTCTAATTTAACAATGCTTCTTACTTATATCTGACCTTTATCTACTCACCAAGTAAAACTGTTTCAGGTGCATGGAACTGTATTTTAATTGGATTCTTACCAGTTAACTGAATACTTCTAGTATCTGGTTGTGAATCACTTAGATATAGCTCATACTCCCCTTGATTTAAGATAAATTCACCTTCCTCATTATATAAACCAAAGGCTCTGTCATCTAACTCAATCATGATATCTTTTTCTTCTCCTGGGAGTAAGCTCACTTTTTTAAGGCCTTTTAGCTGACAGTTTGGAGCATCTTCTCCTACATATTTAACATATGCTTGTGTTGTCACCGAACCTTCATAATCACCGGTATTCTTTACTCTTACCATACACTCTACGTTGGAACCTTTTCCTAAAGTATCTGTATTTACATAAAGTAATGTGTGCTCAAAGGTAGTATAACTTAAGCCATATCCAAATGGATAAAGAGCCTCATTCTTCATATAACGATACGTACGGTTCTTCATAGCATAATCTGTAAACTCAGGTAATTCCTCAGTCGTACGATAGAATGTTACAGGAAGCTTTCCTTCTGGGTTTCCATCTCCAAAAATCAATTCTGCAATCGCTCTACCACCTTGTGCTCCAGGATACCAGCCTTGTAATATAGCAGGAATATGCTCATCTGCCCATGGCACTGCCAAAGCACTACCGGAGAGAAGGATTAAAATAACAGGTTTTCCACATTCATAAATAGTTTTTAATACATCTTCTTGAATTCCAGGAAGCGCTAATGTCTTCTTATCTCCACTAGCAAATTGATTTCCCTGGTCGCCTTCTTCTCCTTCTAATCCTGGATCAAGACCCAGGCATGCTATTACGACATCACTATGTTCACAAACTGCACGTACCTCAGCAATACGGTCATTTTCCTGACTTAAATTAGAGAGTTTATTTTTAAATAAATGACAACCTTCCGAAAAGTATACTCTAACATCTTCTGGGACAACTTGCTTGATTCCCTCTAATACAGTAATGTATTCTGACGCTGTTCCTTCGTAATTCCCCACCAACGCATTACGATTATTCGCATTAGGCCCAATAACTCCGACAGAGGTAATTTTCTTTGGATTAAGAGGCAATATATTATCCTCATTTTTTAATAACACAACACACTTTTTGGAGGCTTTGATATTAAGCTCTTTGCTTGACTTCGTATCTACTTGGTCATATGTAATTGTGTTAAACGGAATCGATTCTTCTTTATCAAATAATCCGAGTTTCATTCTTGTTGTAAAGAGACGTATAAGAGCAGTATCAATTGTCTCTTCTTCCACTAAACCATCCCGTACTGCTTGTAGTAAATTAACATAAAGATTTCCACAGTTTAAGTCGCAACCACGATTCATTGCCAAGGCAACTGACTCTACTGCATTTGAAGTAACCATATGGTGCTCATGGAAATCTTTGATTGCCCAACAATCTGAGGTCACATGACCAACAAATTCCCATTCTCCACGTAAAATATCTTCTAAAAGTGTCTTACTACCACAGCATGGTTCTCCATTTGTACGATTGTAAGCTCCCATTACTGCTTCCACCTTATGCTCTTTTACAAGTTTCTTAAAAGCTGGTAGATAAGTTTCACGCAAATCCTGCTCCGAAACTTCGGCATTGAAACTATGGCGAATATCTTCTGGTCCAGAGTGAACTGCGAAATGCTTTGCACAAGCTGCTGCTTTTAAGTAGGTTTCATCATGCCCTTGGATACCGTCAACAAAACGTCCTCCTAAGGTACCACTTAAGAATGGGTCTTCTCCGAAGGTCTCATGTCCACGACCCCAACGTGGATCACGGAAGATATTCACATTCGGTGACCAGAAGGTCAAACCTTTGTAGATATCGTGATCTCCATATTTTTGTTGTGCATTAAACTTACCTCTTCCTTCGGTAGAAATAGTATCTGCAATCTCTTCGATTAAATCTTCATCAAATGTTGCCGCTAAACCAATCGCCTGCGGAAAAACGGTGGCTACGCCAGCTCTTGCTACTCCATGCAATGCTTCGTTCCAATAATTGTACGCTTTAATGTCCAATCTTGGTATGGAAGGTGCGGAATGTAAGGTTTGAAAAACTTTTTCTTCTAGTGTCATTTTCTTTACAAGTTCTGTTGCTCGTTGTTGAAATTCTTGTTGTGTCTTCTCTGCTGTCATAATAGGTCCCTCCCTAAAAATTCATAATTTCATAAAATGCTTCTTTTGGTTTCATCATCTCATCAAACAGTAATGGCCAGTTTCTACGGTTATTTACTGGAAAATGGTTTAGCCAGCTGACATCATCTGATACTCCCCATAGGGTCACGGATGTAATATCATTTTTATATTCTCTAAATATCTGAAAGCACTCTTTG is a window of Lachnoclostridium phytofermentans ISDg DNA encoding:
- a CDS encoding glycoside hydrolase family 3 C-terminal domain-containing protein, whose protein sequence is MTAEKTQQEFQQRATELVKKMTLEEKVFQTLHSAPSIPRLDIKAYNYWNEALHGVARAGVATVFPQAIGLAATFDEDLIEEIADTISTEGRGKFNAQQKYGDHDIYKGLTFWSPNVNIFRDPRWGRGHETFGEDPFLSGTLGGRFVDGIQGHDETYLKAAACAKHFAVHSGPEDIRHSFNAEVSEQDLRETYLPAFKKLVKEHKVEAVMGAYNRTNGEPCCGSKTLLEDILRGEWEFVGHVTSDCWAIKDFHEHHMVTSNAVESVALAMNRGCDLNCGNLYVNLLQAVRDGLVEEETIDTALIRLFTTRMKLGLFDKEESIPFNTITYDQVDTKSSKELNIKASKKCVVLLKNEDNILPLNPKKITSVGVIGPNANNRNALVGNYEGTASEYITVLEGIKQVVPEDVRVYFSEGCHLFKNKLSNLSQENDRIAEVRAVCEHSDVVIACLGLDPGLEGEEGDQGNQFASGDKKTLALPGIQEDVLKTIYECGKPVILILLSGSALAVPWADEHIPAILQGWYPGAQGGRAIAELIFGDGNPEGKLPVTFYRTTEELPEFTDYAMKNRTYRYMKNEALYPFGYGLSYTTFEHTLLYVNTDTLGKGSNVECMVRVKNTGDYEGSVTTQAYVKYVGEDAPNCQLKGLKKVSLLPGEEKDIMIELDDRAFGLYNEEGEFILNQGEYELYLSDSQPDTRSIQLTGKNPIKIQFHAPETVLLGE